One segment of Marvinbryantia formatexigens DSM 14469 DNA contains the following:
- a CDS encoding phosphotriesterase, with translation MSTIKTVCKEIRPEELGFTSMHEHLLCDFTEMMKLSIEPEIRARIDYIPESMLKLNLGNLYALRTGMGTFSKDCASLYDMDYMVGELKAFAAMGGKAIVDASPIAAKAQKNVRGLQELSEKSGVHVVTCTGLYTAATQPEEYKAMPEEELVAFFKKQMEEGLDGTGVKPGFMKCAINTPGDCMGVDASEIKAVRACARVAAETGCSIHIHNGYPMGMEECVPVAQMVLDLGVKPDKLLMLHMDSLILRPHTDMEYISDFAAVKTVNIDLMLRLLDMGVNVGFDSWDMLVGGFPTNTDRLKALAELLRRGYGNKIVMGHDAYDKSRSVAYGYTGFTGFIRNALPVLRQLGYEKEIGMLTTENPARILAF, from the coding sequence ATGAGTACGATTAAGACGGTATGCAAAGAAATCAGACCGGAGGAGCTGGGCTTTACCTCTATGCACGAGCATCTGCTCTGCGATTTTACAGAAATGATGAAGCTGTCCATCGAGCCGGAGATACGCGCGCGGATTGATTATATCCCGGAATCAATGCTGAAATTAAATCTGGGAAATCTGTATGCGCTGCGGACCGGAATGGGCACCTTTTCAAAAGATTGCGCATCGCTCTACGATATGGATTATATGGTGGGAGAGCTGAAAGCGTTTGCAGCGATGGGCGGGAAAGCCATCGTGGACGCTTCGCCGATAGCGGCAAAGGCACAGAAGAATGTGCGCGGACTGCAGGAGCTATCTGAAAAATCGGGTGTCCACGTTGTAACCTGCACGGGGCTTTATACGGCGGCGACGCAGCCGGAGGAATATAAGGCGATGCCGGAGGAGGAGCTGGTGGCGTTTTTTAAGAAGCAGATGGAGGAAGGTCTGGACGGCACCGGGGTGAAGCCGGGATTTATGAAATGCGCCATCAATACGCCCGGCGACTGCATGGGGGTGGACGCGTCGGAGATTAAGGCGGTCCGTGCCTGCGCCCGCGTTGCGGCGGAGACGGGATGCTCCATCCACATCCACAACGGATATCCGATGGGCATGGAGGAGTGCGTTCCGGTTGCGCAGATGGTGCTGGATCTCGGTGTGAAGCCGGACAAGCTGCTGATGCTTCATATGGATTCCCTGATACTGAGACCGCACACGGATATGGAGTATATTTCTGATTTTGCGGCGGTAAAGACGGTGAATATCGATTTGATGCTGCGTCTGCTGGATATGGGCGTGAACGTCGGATTTGATTCCTGGGATATGCTGGTCGGGGGATTTCCGACGAACACAGACCGCCTCAAAGCACTGGCGGAGCTGCTGAGGAGAGGCTACGGAAATAAGATTGTCATGGGACACGACGCGTATGATAAGTCGCGCTCCGTGGCATACGGATACACCGGATTTACCGGCTTTATCCGCAATGCGCTTCCGGTTCTGCGCCAGCTAGGCTACGAAAAGGAAATCGGAATGCTCACGACAGAAAATCCCGCACGCATCCTGGCATTCTGA
- a CDS encoding iron-containing alcohol dehydrogenase: MDKFTFSYPTKVYFGEGSAAQALGAELSGTGETVMLAYGGGSIKKNGIYDEIRALLEKAGKKVVDFSGIMSNPTYKKAQEGAALVREQHVDFILAVGGGSVIDCCKVISAQAVLEEDIWDMEYKKGKFPAGGIRMGAVVTASGTGAEMNAGAVITYEEKKWKGPVFGTAASFAVLDPAYTMSVPQMQVLSGAFDTLSHAMETYLGTSDKDNVSDDVALAVMKNTVTNMRRLLKDSGDCQARSNLMWDSAMAENGILKCGRLTDFQAHQIEHQLGAYTDCNHGQGLAVIQPVYYRHIVKDAPEKFTRFAKVVFDADSAEAGLDALEAFIRECHLPTKMRELKSTVEITPEVLRQVADTCNIIKCNPRELDREEIYQILLECL; the protein is encoded by the coding sequence ATGGACAAATTTACATTTTCTTATCCGACAAAGGTTTATTTTGGGGAAGGGAGCGCGGCGCAGGCGCTGGGCGCGGAGCTTTCCGGGACCGGGGAGACCGTGATGCTGGCATATGGCGGCGGCTCCATTAAAAAGAACGGGATTTATGATGAAATCAGAGCGCTTCTGGAGAAGGCGGGCAAAAAAGTGGTGGACTTTTCCGGTATCATGTCAAACCCCACTTATAAAAAAGCGCAGGAGGGCGCGGCTCTGGTGCGTGAACAGCACGTGGACTTCATTCTGGCGGTGGGCGGAGGCAGCGTCATCGACTGCTGTAAGGTCATTTCCGCACAGGCAGTGCTGGAGGAAGATATCTGGGATATGGAATATAAAAAAGGAAAATTCCCGGCAGGCGGAATCCGGATGGGTGCGGTCGTGACGGCTTCCGGTACCGGAGCGGAAATGAACGCGGGCGCGGTCATCACGTATGAGGAAAAGAAGTGGAAGGGACCGGTCTTTGGAACGGCGGCTTCCTTTGCCGTGCTCGACCCGGCGTATACGATGTCGGTACCTCAGATGCAGGTGCTCTCCGGCGCGTTTGACACCCTGAGCCACGCGATGGAAACCTATCTGGGCACATCTGATAAGGATAATGTGTCGGATGATGTGGCGCTGGCGGTTATGAAAAATACGGTGACCAATATGCGCCGCCTCCTGAAGGACAGCGGCGACTGCCAGGCGCGCAGCAATCTGATGTGGGATTCTGCGATGGCGGAGAACGGAATTCTGAAATGCGGTCGTCTGACAGATTTCCAGGCGCACCAGATTGAACACCAGCTGGGCGCCTACACGGACTGCAACCACGGACAGGGGCTTGCGGTCATCCAGCCCGTCTATTACCGTCATATCGTGAAGGATGCGCCGGAAAAATTCACCCGGTTCGCCAAAGTCGTTTTCGATGCGGACAGCGCTGAAGCCGGTCTGGACGCGCTGGAGGCTTTTATCAGAGAGTGTCATCTGCCAACGAAAATGAGGGAACTGAAATCCACGGTGGAAATTACGCCGGAGGTGCTGCGCCAGGTGGCGGATACCTGCAATATCATCAAATGCAATCCCCGCGAGCTTGACAGGGAGGAAATCTATCAGATTCTTCTGGAGTGCCTGTAA
- a CDS encoding tannase/feruloyl esterase family alpha/beta hydrolase, with protein sequence MAQSFIYKETAVNQWIWTEENQEPEKLYARATIENIKEALKEHENVTVVSAQWEPVHDDWKEVFRVVLSEEGYGAHPATIQVFCPLDWNGRFLACTGGGIRTHHIYEILGRENRIVMPFNAVANGFAAANTDGGVPGDVFCFGLDEETKKIDYELILNLAYRSTHSMAVIAKKVIEAVYGEKPAYSYMQGASGGGRQTLTEAQLYPEDFDGFWAVDPAINWNEMIVSDTWGMLVMNQEEHVVAPGKMEVFRREAIRQNGGRYDFIETSEPLVFDPASCVGMESADGCITEEDARVMKLIFDGPETRDGHAIWYGFRPGTHFWSSGAIGEQGGGCNIRSLADGSYQPIMNSMFESIVDAWVMRDMQYDWSKVDYRGLEEFYKEAVRVTGCLECNNPDLYQAEQSGAKILLTHAVNDDTIPSDGTIDYYKRVVAYMGQESGVQKFLRLFMTPGGGHTDITSPGLNLTTSIGMTALMKWVEEGEAPELLDGVQYDFEQKAPLLTGKVSLYSLDNPGRCVEVAETSAYAKRDAYDAAQRKDELFMLKKEKTDRYYGKTEE encoded by the coding sequence ATGGCACAGTCATTTATTTATAAGGAAACAGCAGTCAATCAGTGGATCTGGACGGAGGAAAACCAGGAGCCGGAGAAGCTTTATGCCCGCGCGACCATTGAGAATATAAAGGAAGCGCTGAAGGAGCATGAAAATGTCACGGTGGTTTCCGCACAGTGGGAGCCGGTGCACGACGACTGGAAGGAGGTATTCCGGGTGGTGCTGTCGGAGGAGGGCTACGGCGCCCATCCGGCAACGATACAGGTATTCTGCCCGCTGGACTGGAACGGAAGATTTCTTGCCTGCACCGGCGGCGGTATCCGCACGCATCATATATATGAGATTCTTGGAAGGGAAAACCGCATTGTAATGCCGTTCAACGCAGTGGCGAACGGATTTGCCGCTGCCAATACGGACGGCGGCGTACCGGGCGACGTGTTCTGCTTCGGACTGGATGAGGAGACAAAGAAGATTGATTACGAGCTGATTTTAAATCTGGCATACCGCTCCACCCACAGCATGGCGGTGATCGCAAAGAAGGTAATCGAAGCGGTTTACGGTGAAAAACCGGCGTATTCCTATATGCAGGGTGCTTCCGGCGGCGGACGCCAGACGCTGACGGAGGCGCAGCTTTACCCGGAGGACTTTGACGGCTTCTGGGCGGTGGACCCGGCAATCAACTGGAATGAAATGATAGTGAGCGATACCTGGGGAATGCTTGTGATGAACCAGGAAGAGCACGTGGTAGCGCCCGGAAAAATGGAAGTATTCCGCAGAGAGGCAATCCGGCAGAACGGCGGAAGATATGACTTTATTGAGACGTCGGAGCCGCTGGTATTTGACCCGGCATCCTGCGTCGGGATGGAATCCGCGGACGGATGCATCACAGAAGAGGATGCAAGGGTCATGAAGCTGATTTTTGACGGACCTGAAACAAGGGACGGTCACGCCATCTGGTACGGCTTCCGTCCGGGCACGCATTTCTGGAGTTCGGGCGCCATCGGGGAGCAGGGCGGCGGATGCAACATACGCTCTCTGGCGGACGGCAGCTACCAGCCCATAATGAACAGCATGTTTGAGAGCATCGTGGATGCATGGGTAATGAGAGATATGCAGTATGACTGGTCGAAGGTCGATTACCGGGGGCTGGAGGAATTTTATAAAGAGGCGGTGCGGGTAACCGGCTGCCTGGAGTGCAACAATCCGGACCTGTATCAGGCAGAGCAGTCCGGCGCGAAAATTCTGCTTACCCATGCCGTAAATGACGACACGATTCCAAGCGACGGAACGATTGATTATTATAAGCGGGTCGTTGCCTATATGGGGCAGGAAAGCGGAGTACAGAAGTTCCTGCGGCTCTTTATGACACCCGGCGGCGGTCACACGGATATTACAAGTCCGGGATTAAATCTGACGACCTCCATCGGAATGACGGCGCTGATGAAGTGGGTAGAAGAGGGCGAGGCTCCGGAGCTTCTGGACGGCGTACAGTACGATTTTGAGCAGAAGGCGCCGCTGCTGACGGGAAAAGTTTCGCTGTACAGCCTTGATAATCCCGGCAGATGCGTGGAAGTGGCAGAGACGTCGGCATACGCGAAGCGCGATGCATATGACGCTGCACAGCGTAAGGATGAGTTGTTTATGTTGAAAAAAGAAAAAACAGACCGCTATTATGGAAAGACGGAGGAATAA
- a CDS encoding helix-turn-helix transcriptional regulator — MDIDKLELLRNVIDAYGVKLWILQDETEQTPEFDEGLRKQLYQNYDYSFLAEQIRKNCHPDNVYRVYDNFALHYLIFLMPPSGPEGRKYIIIGAYFMEQEKPDAVRIADEAKLELYQVQTLKEYYYGTTSAANIEHVVCSLLRMLYPEINWKIEKTGISLREPQTDGMRPRPQAEDELSMRMIEERYKCENEMLNALAQGDADKVEEKMSRLVKFRLETRSDSSLRDAKNNLVIMNVLFRKAVENAGVHPYYIDKLSSSLGKRIEAARNMIDIVSINREFVRRYCLLVRNYALQGYSPVITKCLNYIDFNLTEELTLNSLAERFSVNASALSKKFRSELGMTLTDYVNKKRVDSSMLLLATTKLPVGEVAAQVGYLNENYYSRIFKKIRGISPREYREIMTGKE; from the coding sequence ATGGATATCGATAAACTGGAGCTGCTCAGAAATGTGATTGACGCATATGGGGTGAAGCTGTGGATTCTGCAGGATGAGACGGAGCAGACGCCGGAATTTGATGAGGGTCTGAGAAAACAGCTTTATCAGAACTATGATTACTCTTTTCTGGCAGAGCAAATCAGAAAAAACTGTCATCCGGACAATGTCTATCGGGTATATGATAATTTTGCGCTCCATTATCTTATATTTCTTATGCCGCCGTCCGGGCCGGAGGGCAGGAAGTACATTATTATAGGCGCTTATTTTATGGAGCAGGAAAAGCCGGACGCGGTGCGCATTGCCGATGAGGCGAAGCTGGAGCTGTATCAGGTGCAGACCCTGAAGGAGTATTATTACGGCACGACGAGCGCCGCCAACATCGAGCATGTTGTGTGCTCGTTGCTGAGAATGCTGTACCCGGAAATCAACTGGAAAATCGAAAAGACAGGAATCAGCCTGCGGGAGCCGCAGACAGACGGAATGCGCCCGCGCCCGCAGGCGGAAGACGAGCTTTCCATGAGGATGATAGAGGAGCGCTATAAATGCGAAAATGAGATGCTGAACGCGCTCGCCCAGGGAGATGCGGATAAGGTGGAGGAGAAGATGAGCAGGCTGGTAAAATTCCGCCTGGAAACCAGAAGCGACAGCAGTCTGAGAGACGCGAAGAACAATCTGGTTATCATGAACGTCCTGTTCAGGAAAGCGGTGGAAAATGCGGGCGTTCATCCTTATTATATCGATAAGCTGTCCTCATCCCTGGGAAAAAGAATTGAGGCGGCGAGAAATATGATAGATATCGTCAGCATCAACCGGGAATTTGTGCGCCGGTACTGTCTTCTTGTCAGAAATTATGCGCTGCAGGGGTATTCGCCGGTTATCACAAAATGTCTGAATTACATCGATTTTAACCTCACGGAAGAACTTACGCTGAACAGCCTGGCGGAAAGGTTTTCCGTCAATGCAAGCGCCCTGTCCAAGAAGTTCAGAAGTGAGCTGGGAATGACATTGACCGATTACGTGAATAAAAAGCGGGTCGATTCCTCCATGCTTCTTCTGGCAACGACGAAGCTGCCCGTCGGGGAGGTCGCGGCGCAGGTGGGGTATCTGAATGAAAATTATTATTCGCGGATATTTAAAAAAATCCGCGGCATTTCTCCAAGGGAATACCGGGAAATTATGACCGGAAAAGAATAG
- a CDS encoding glycoside hydrolase family 1 protein, with translation MKKFPENFMLGASTAAHQVEGNNIHSDYWAQEQMEHSSFVEPSLDAVDHYHHYEEDIRLMAEAGLNAYRFSIEWARIEPEEGKFDIEELEHYRKVIRCCRANGIEPVVTLLHFTSPRWLIEKGGWEAESTVTYFARYCAYVVIQLGEELNYVCTINEANMGLQVAAIGRRYMQQMQKQAAEQKNGGSAEKEGTAAEKLEGSVQVGLNMESLLKRQKAVEEENIQVFGTANPQIFVSSRTPEGDLLVMRAHEAARDAMKAIRPDLKIGLTLSLHDIQAQPGGEKAAEKEWEEEFRHYLPFIRNDDFLGVQNYTRTLMGADGSLPAPEGAELTQMNYEFYPEALEHVIRKVAEEFQGELLVTENGIATADDTRRVEFIRRALQGVQACIQDGIPVKGYMHWSLLDNFEWQKGFSMMFGLIAVDRKTRTRYPKPSLAYLGSWRQA, from the coding sequence ATGAAGAAATTTCCGGAGAATTTTATGCTTGGCGCGTCAACCGCGGCGCATCAGGTGGAGGGTAACAATATACACAGCGATTACTGGGCACAGGAGCAGATGGAGCATTCCAGTTTTGTGGAGCCGTCTCTGGATGCGGTGGACCATTACCACCACTATGAGGAGGATATCCGGCTGATGGCGGAGGCGGGACTGAATGCGTACCGTTTTTCCATTGAATGGGCGCGGATTGAGCCGGAGGAGGGGAAATTTGATATAGAGGAGCTGGAGCATTACCGCAAGGTAATCCGCTGCTGCCGGGCAAACGGCATCGAGCCGGTTGTCACCTTGCTTCATTTTACCAGCCCCAGATGGCTTATTGAAAAGGGCGGCTGGGAAGCGGAGAGCACGGTCACCTATTTTGCGCGCTACTGCGCGTATGTTGTGATACAGCTTGGCGAGGAGCTGAATTACGTCTGCACGATAAATGAGGCGAATATGGGGCTGCAGGTTGCCGCGATTGGCAGACGCTATATGCAGCAGATGCAGAAGCAGGCGGCAGAGCAGAAAAATGGCGGCTCTGCAGAAAAAGAAGGCACGGCGGCAGAAAAGCTGGAGGGCAGCGTGCAGGTTGGCTTAAATATGGAAAGCCTTCTGAAAAGGCAGAAGGCGGTGGAGGAGGAAAACATCCAGGTGTTTGGCACTGCCAATCCGCAGATTTTTGTGTCCTCCAGAACGCCGGAGGGGGATCTGCTGGTGATGCGCGCGCATGAGGCGGCAAGAGACGCCATGAAGGCGATACGCCCGGATCTGAAAATCGGGCTGACATTAAGTCTGCACGATATACAGGCGCAGCCGGGCGGAGAGAAAGCCGCAGAAAAGGAATGGGAGGAAGAATTCCGCCATTATCTGCCGTTTATCAGAAATGATGATTTTCTGGGCGTGCAGAATTACACCAGGACGCTTATGGGAGCGGACGGAAGCCTTCCGGCGCCGGAGGGTGCGGAGCTGACGCAGATGAATTATGAATTTTATCCGGAAGCGCTGGAGCATGTCATAAGGAAGGTGGCAGAAGAATTTCAGGGAGAGCTTCTGGTGACGGAAAACGGAATTGCGACGGCGGATGATACGCGGAGAGTGGAATTTATCCGCCGGGCGCTGCAGGGCGTGCAGGCGTGCATACAGGATGGGATTCCGGTGAAGGGCTATATGCACTGGAGCCTTCTGGATAATTTTGAATGGCAGAAGGGATTCTCCATGATGTTTGGGCTGATTGCGGTGGACAGAAAGACCCGGACCAGATATCCGAAGCCGAGCCTTGCTTATCTGGGAAGCTGGCGGCAGGCGTAA
- a CDS encoding MFS transporter has protein sequence MSKKKKENRVGLGRLLIWKSSDISQAAVQSIVLGYLSLYCTDTLGIAPALVGVLLAASKVADAFTDLFAGWLVDNTNTKLGKGRPYELCIIGVMLCSMGLFMADPGWSMFFKCAWIFCMYTLVFSVFTTFRQAGMVPYMIRAFSNNQVLITKVSSYGGIITMAGSIIISMLFPRVMGRLATSASGWTATVAIFVIPLTLIALLRFLFIKEDPSVETGGQHKKVSIKEIFSMLKVNKYVWLYAGIMLFYNISTSLGAATYFFRWVMGDIGLMSFVAMLSVVVIPVMFIFPVLMKKIGSMGNMIAYFAAIGVAGYIIVFLSGTNFAGIMFGMLLGSFAGLPIAYYGVLFVMRCCTYNEMKGMPRMEASSNIMANFMSKVGAAGGSLITGVLLGLAGYVSGDNVAAQPDSAIMMIRLLFSVAPAVCMAVIGICSKQFAALEKMIPEKQENCAKDS, from the coding sequence ATGAGTAAGAAAAAGAAAGAAAACAGGGTGGGACTGGGAAGGCTTCTGATCTGGAAAAGCTCTGACATTTCACAGGCTGCGGTCCAGTCAATCGTTCTGGGGTATCTGTCGCTGTACTGTACGGATACCCTGGGAATCGCACCGGCGCTGGTGGGCGTGCTGCTGGCGGCAAGTAAGGTGGCAGACGCATTTACAGACCTCTTTGCAGGCTGGCTTGTGGATAACACAAATACGAAGCTGGGAAAGGGCAGACCCTATGAGCTCTGCATTATCGGCGTAATGCTGTGCTCGATGGGACTGTTTATGGCAGACCCCGGCTGGAGCATGTTCTTTAAGTGTGCATGGATTTTCTGCATGTATACACTTGTATTTTCTGTTTTTACAACATTTCGTCAGGCAGGGATGGTGCCGTATATGATTCGTGCATTCAGCAATAATCAGGTGCTGATTACGAAGGTATCCTCCTATGGCGGTATTATCACAATGGCAGGCTCGATTATAATCAGTATGCTGTTTCCGAGGGTGATGGGAAGGCTTGCCACCAGCGCATCCGGCTGGACGGCAACGGTTGCCATTTTCGTGATACCGCTGACGCTTATCGCTCTGCTCAGATTCCTTTTTATCAAAGAAGACCCGTCGGTGGAGACCGGAGGGCAGCACAAGAAGGTGTCAATAAAAGAAATTTTTTCCATGCTGAAGGTAAATAAATATGTCTGGCTCTATGCGGGCATTATGCTGTTCTACAACATCAGCACATCGCTCGGCGCGGCGACTTATTTTTTCCGGTGGGTGATGGGAGATATCGGGCTGATGTCCTTTGTCGCGATGCTCTCTGTCGTTGTGATTCCAGTGATGTTTATATTCCCGGTTCTTATGAAGAAAATCGGTTCTATGGGAAATATGATTGCCTACTTCGCGGCGATTGGCGTTGCCGGCTATATCATTGTTTTCTTATCCGGAACCAATTTTGCCGGAATTATGTTCGGAATGCTCCTGGGCTCCTTTGCGGGACTGCCGATCGCGTATTACGGGGTGCTTTTCGTTATGCGCTGCTGCACCTATAACGAAATGAAGGGAATGCCGAGAATGGAGGCGTCCTCCAATATCATGGCGAATTTTATGTCCAAGGTCGGAGCGGCGGGCGGTTCTCTGATTACCGGCGTGCTTCTTGGTCTGGCGGGCTATGTATCGGGGGATAATGTGGCTGCCCAGCCGGATAGCGCCATTATGATGATACGCCTTCTCTTTTCGGTTGCGCCGGCTGTCTGCATGGCGGTAATCGGAATCTGCTCAAAGCAGTTTGCGGCGCTGGAAAAAATGATTCCGGAAAAACAGGAAAATTGTGCTAAAGATAGCTGA
- a CDS encoding beta-glucosidase family protein, with translation MGMDIRECLKNMTLEEKVLLLEGADKGFTNPVKRLGIPRILLADGPHGVRVEKGTEPDGDAPYTMTGEMEETTAFPCEAAMAATWDAGLLEKIGRCMGEECRALGVGVLLGPGVNGKRSPLGGRNFEYFSEDPYLSGKLAAALIRGVQSQGVGTCLKHYALNDQESRRTSVNVHIDERAMWEIYLKPFEIAIREAAPFSVMAAYNKVDGHYMSENEEMLAHILRERLGFPGAVVSDWGAVHDKVSAVKAGLSLQMPGPGRDAGRVIKAVEDGELTEAEIDRRAGEVLRLVKKVTEARGKKQAEPDWQEHHRAAVQTAAEGMVLLKNEDGILPLKQAGTLAVLGELAEKPCFVGGGSSSLTPRQMDMPLECLGGEYTVSYAKGYAANRTTEELLNQAVRTAGTADTVLLFAGVSTSESLDRDTILLPREQIRLVRAAAAVNPNIVLVTQCGSAVDYSEAEKYVKAILHVWIPGEGFGAALAAILSGRISPCGKLAETFPVCLENTPAYPDFPGVKDEVYYREGLLTGYRFYDTRRILPRYPFGFGLSYTTFALENLRLSSHRICSREELTVSVDVKNTGSMAGKEVVQLYIRDEKSAFFRPEKELKEFAKVKLEPGETKTVVLKLTEDAFSYYVPHLGRFAVESGSFAVLAGTSSRDICLEDTVEVISEDEVRLPLGMTDSFKDFLEDDRYTVYARQFLAALRVDESHMFYQMLLGVNLIQMQELLAIMGIDEATAGRMTENLINRQSEF, from the coding sequence ATGGGTATGGATATCAGAGAATGTCTGAAAAATATGACACTGGAAGAAAAGGTGCTTCTTCTGGAGGGTGCGGACAAGGGCTTTACGAATCCGGTGAAGCGGCTGGGTATCCCGCGGATTCTGCTGGCGGACGGTCCCCACGGGGTGCGCGTGGAAAAGGGAACGGAGCCGGACGGCGACGCTCCGTACACGATGACGGGAGAAATGGAGGAGACGACCGCTTTCCCGTGTGAGGCGGCGATGGCGGCGACCTGGGATGCAGGGCTGCTGGAGAAAATCGGGCGGTGCATGGGAGAGGAATGCCGTGCTCTTGGCGTGGGCGTGCTGCTGGGACCGGGAGTGAACGGAAAGCGTTCCCCTCTGGGCGGGAGGAATTTTGAGTATTTTTCCGAGGATCCGTATCTGTCCGGAAAGCTTGCGGCGGCGCTGATAAGGGGCGTGCAGTCGCAGGGCGTGGGCACATGCCTGAAGCACTATGCGCTGAACGACCAGGAGAGCCGCCGCACCTCTGTGAACGTTCACATAGACGAGCGGGCGATGTGGGAAATTTATCTGAAGCCCTTTGAGATTGCAATCAGAGAGGCGGCTCCGTTTAGCGTCATGGCAGCCTATAATAAAGTGGACGGCCATTATATGAGTGAAAATGAGGAAATGCTCGCCCATATCCTGCGGGAGCGCCTGGGCTTTCCGGGCGCTGTCGTCTCTGACTGGGGAGCGGTCCACGATAAGGTCAGCGCCGTGAAAGCCGGGCTGAGCCTGCAGATGCCGGGACCCGGAAGGGACGCCGGGCGGGTGATAAAAGCCGTAGAGGACGGGGAGCTTACGGAAGCGGAAATTGACAGGCGCGCAGGCGAGGTGCTGCGGCTGGTAAAGAAGGTGACGGAGGCGCGCGGCAAAAAACAGGCGGAGCCGGACTGGCAGGAGCATCACCGGGCTGCCGTGCAGACGGCGGCGGAGGGGATGGTGCTTCTGAAAAACGAAGACGGCATCCTGCCGCTGAAGCAGGCGGGCACGCTGGCGGTGCTCGGAGAGCTGGCAGAAAAGCCCTGCTTTGTGGGCGGAGGAAGCTCCAGCCTGACACCGCGTCAGATGGATATGCCGCTGGAATGTCTGGGCGGAGAATATACGGTTTCCTATGCGAAGGGCTATGCGGCAAACCGGACGACAGAGGAGCTGTTAAACCAGGCGGTGCGTACAGCCGGGACGGCGGATACCGTGCTGCTTTTTGCCGGCGTCAGCACTTCGGAAAGCCTGGACAGGGATACAATTCTGCTCCCCAGGGAACAGATCAGACTGGTGAGAGCGGCTGCCGCGGTCAATCCCAATATCGTGCTGGTCACACAGTGTGGTTCGGCAGTCGATTACAGTGAAGCCGAAAAGTATGTGAAGGCAATCCTTCACGTCTGGATTCCGGGCGAGGGCTTCGGGGCGGCGCTTGCCGCCATTCTTTCCGGCAGGATATCGCCGTGCGGAAAGCTGGCGGAGACCTTTCCGGTCTGCCTGGAGAACACGCCGGCATATCCGGATTTTCCCGGTGTAAAGGATGAGGTGTATTACCGGGAAGGGCTGCTGACGGGCTACCGCTTTTATGACACCAGGAGGATTCTGCCCCGGTATCCGTTCGGCTTCGGGCTTTCCTACACCACCTTTGCGCTGGAAAATCTGAGGCTGTCTTCCCACAGAATTTGCAGCAGGGAAGAACTGACGGTTTCTGTCGATGTGAAAAATACCGGGAGCATGGCGGGAAAAGAAGTGGTGCAGCTTTATATCCGGGATGAAAAATCTGCGTTCTTCCGCCCGGAAAAGGAGCTGAAGGAGTTTGCGAAAGTAAAGCTGGAGCCGGGAGAGACAAAAACCGTTGTGCTGAAGCTGACAGAGGACGCCTTTTCCTACTATGTGCCCCATCTGGGACGGTTCGCGGTGGAATCAGGAAGCTTTGCTGTTCTGGCGGGCACCTCCAGCCGGGATATCTGTCTGGAGGATACGGTGGAAGTTATCTCGGAAGATGAGGTGCGGCTTCCGCTCGGCATGACGGATTCCTTTAAGGATTTTCTGGAGGATGACCGGTATACGGTGTACGCCCGACAGTTCCTCGCGGCGCTCCGGGTGGATGAATCCCATATGTTCTATCAGATGCTTCTGGGGGTAAATCTGATTCAGATGCAGGAGCTTCTGGCGATTATGGGAATTGATGAGGCGACAGCGGGACGTATGACGGAAAATCTGATAAACCGACAGAGCGAATTTTGA